The Sediminitomix flava genome window below encodes:
- a CDS encoding thiol-disulfide oxidoreductase DCC family protein: MMYVFYDNWCPNCTRFATWVKKIDRRKAIVFIRIRAPLPNEFASKIDQGKALKQMASVIEDKVYYGFDSIFFIFLRVPSLWLFVPFLAFLKRSKLGDYLYTELALKRKIIPMGCDDQCIITPRKVF, translated from the coding sequence ATGATGTATGTATTCTATGACAATTGGTGTCCGAATTGTACTCGTTTTGCCACATGGGTAAAGAAAATTGATCGCAGAAAGGCCATTGTCTTTATTAGAATTAGAGCACCTTTACCCAATGAGTTTGCCTCAAAAATAGACCAAGGGAAAGCTTTGAAACAAATGGCTTCAGTAATAGAAGATAAAGTCTATTATGGTTTTGATTCTATATTCTTTATTTTCTTAAGAGTTCCGAGTCTATGGTTATTTGTTCCTTTCTTAGCATTTTTAAAAAGAAGTAAACTCGGAGATTATTTGTACACCGAATTGGCTCTGAAAAGAAAGATCATCCCAATGGGTTGCGATGATCAATGTATAATAACTCCGAGAAAAGTTTTCTAA
- a CDS encoding HTTM domain-containing protein yields the protein MNRIDKFFFQENKAFLPIHIVKNMIGVLALLQLILISTDIAKMIGPSALIRAEVIHEMTNWYQFSVFNLYTFFSKFGIEAFLIFKMLLAIYVGAIVLSLLNVKPFYSAIIVWVLNYMLVSTLELYNYGVDFFINFLLLVNIGIHAIDYFSFHQRYYTAMIRFLQIHLCIVYFFAGLGKALGTDWIDGNAVWSSVNIMGTDFIQSISNQLYDYPMIFALIALSVVFLELLYPVLIYYKRIRKITLILVILMHVFIALAMQLHFFGFTMIIFNIICFGYILKEDVSKYIWKISALLQKKSLSKN from the coding sequence ATGAACCGTATAGATAAATTTTTCTTTCAAGAGAATAAGGCATTTCTACCTATTCATATTGTTAAAAACATGATTGGTGTATTGGCTTTGCTTCAGTTGATTTTGATCTCCACAGACATTGCCAAAATGATAGGACCATCAGCATTAATACGTGCAGAAGTTATTCATGAAATGACAAATTGGTATCAGTTCAGTGTATTTAATCTATATACATTTTTCTCTAAATTCGGTATCGAAGCATTTTTAATATTTAAGATGTTGTTGGCTATTTATGTGGGTGCAATTGTGCTTAGTTTGCTGAATGTAAAGCCGTTTTATAGTGCCATAATCGTGTGGGTGCTTAATTACATGCTTGTCAGTACTCTAGAGTTGTATAATTATGGGGTCGACTTCTTCATTAATTTCTTACTCTTAGTGAACATAGGTATTCATGCCATTGATTATTTTTCGTTTCATCAGCGATATTATACAGCGATGATACGTTTCTTGCAGATTCATTTATGCATTGTTTACTTTTTTGCAGGTTTGGGTAAAGCATTAGGAACCGACTGGATTGATGGAAATGCAGTTTGGAGTTCGGTAAATATAATGGGAACAGATTTTATACAATCTATCAGCAACCAGCTTTATGATTATCCAATGATATTTGCATTAATAGCCCTAAGTGTTGTATTTCTAGAATTACTGTATCCGGTGCTGATCTATTATAAGCGAATCCGAAAAATCACACTTATTTTAGTGATCTTGATGCATGTATTTATCGCTTTGGCCATGCAGCTTCACTTTTTCGGATTCACAATGATCATCTTCAATATTATTTGCTTTGGTTACATTTTAAAAGAGGATGTAAGTAAATATATATGGAAAATAAGTGCGCTTTTACAGAAGAAAAGTCTTAGCAAAAACTAA